One segment of Acidovorax sp. DW039 DNA contains the following:
- a CDS encoding TIR domain-containing protein has translation MSKKKVFVSFDFDNDRVLKDFIIGQARLADSPFEVVDHSLKEAAPEPEWPKKARAAIKRSELVLVMVGRHTHKAQGVLKEVVMAREEGVPIVQIIGYKDGNYTAVSNAGRLYSWNWDNLKRLLA, from the coding sequence GTGAGTAAGAAGAAGGTTTTCGTCAGTTTCGACTTCGACAACGATCGAGTCCTAAAGGACTTCATCATCGGACAGGCGCGTCTCGCAGACTCCCCATTCGAGGTCGTCGACCATTCTCTCAAGGAGGCCGCTCCAGAACCTGAATGGCCCAAGAAGGCACGAGCGGCGATCAAGCGCTCGGAGCTCGTCTTGGTCATGGTCGGCCGTCACACGCACAAAGCGCAGGGTGTCCTGAAAGAAGTGGTGATGGCTCGCGAAGAAGGCGTGCCGATCGTTCAGATCATTGGATACAAGGACGGGAACTACACCGCCGTTTCGAACGCCGGACGGCTATATTCGTGGAACTGGGACAACCTCAAGCGCCTGCTCGCTTGA
- a CDS encoding TIR domain-containing protein yields the protein MAYFTKSEARTAAARSRGLQKSFGSNPGRVLKESVTAATAADRFDVFLSHSIADAEIVLGIKQLLEENGLKVYVDWVEDALLDRRAVTKETAAVLRQRMRQSKSLIYLSSGNSSSSKWMPWELGYFDGFMPDGVPIMPVLDSQTDTFKGQEYIGLYPIVQKDTYKDGRPDIFVEELGVRWSTLKKFGSGQPAWAMYG from the coding sequence ATGGCCTACTTCACAAAATCAGAGGCGCGCACCGCTGCAGCGAGAAGTCGTGGCTTACAGAAGAGTTTCGGGTCGAATCCGGGGCGAGTTCTGAAAGAGTCGGTGACTGCGGCTACTGCTGCCGACAGGTTCGATGTCTTCCTTTCGCATTCGATCGCCGATGCCGAAATCGTGCTTGGAATCAAACAACTTCTGGAGGAAAACGGACTCAAAGTCTACGTGGACTGGGTTGAGGACGCGCTGCTGGATCGCCGTGCGGTGACAAAGGAGACCGCCGCAGTTCTGCGGCAACGGATGAGGCAATCAAAGTCGCTCATCTATTTGTCGAGCGGCAACTCAAGTTCGTCGAAGTGGATGCCTTGGGAACTGGGCTACTTCGATGGCTTCATGCCCGACGGCGTGCCCATCATGCCGGTCCTTGACAGTCAGACAGACACATTCAAGGGCCAGGAGTACATAGGCCTGTATCCAATCGTCCAAAAGGATACTTACAAGGACGGAAGACCAGACATCTTCGTCGAAGAGCTCGGCGTACGTTGGTCGACGCTAAAGAAGTTTGGTAGTGGTCAACCCGCCTGGGCAATGTACGGCTGA
- the dnaN gene encoding DNA polymerase III subunit beta: protein MIVLKATQDKVLAVLQSVAGIVERRHTLPILANVLIRKTGNALQLTTSDLEIQIRTTAELGGDTGDFTTTVGARKLIDILKTMPGDQTVSLESSQSKLILKGGKSRFTLQSLPAEDFPLVQESAAFGPVFAVPQKTLKDLLGQVSFAMAVQDIRYYLNGILFVAEGKTLSLVATDGHRLAFASATLDVEVPKQEVILPRKTVIELQRLLSDAGGENQPHIEMQFANNQAKFTFGGMEFVTKLVEGKFPDYNRVIPKNHQNSVTLGRAPLLASLQRTAIMTSDKFKGVRLNIEPGTLRVASNNAEQEEAVDELDIDYGGDTIEIGFNVTYLIDALANMGQDMVKIDLQDGNSSALMTIPDNDSFKYVVMPMRI, encoded by the coding sequence ATGATCGTCCTGAAGGCAACACAAGACAAGGTTCTCGCAGTTCTGCAATCGGTCGCCGGTATCGTCGAGCGCCGCCATACGCTGCCCATCCTGGCCAACGTGCTGATCCGCAAGACGGGCAATGCACTGCAGCTGACCACCAGCGACCTCGAAATCCAGATCCGCACCACCGCTGAGCTGGGTGGCGACACGGGCGACTTCACCACCACCGTGGGTGCGCGCAAGCTCATCGACATCCTGAAAACCATGCCCGGCGACCAGACCGTGAGTCTGGAGTCGAGCCAGTCCAAACTGATTCTGAAGGGCGGCAAGAGCCGCTTCACGCTGCAAAGCCTGCCAGCCGAGGACTTCCCGCTGGTGCAGGAATCCGCAGCCTTCGGCCCCGTGTTTGCAGTGCCACAAAAGACGCTGAAGGATCTGCTGGGCCAGGTGTCGTTTGCCATGGCCGTGCAGGATATCCGTTACTACCTCAACGGCATTCTGTTTGTGGCAGAGGGCAAGACCCTGAGCCTGGTGGCCACCGACGGTCACCGCCTGGCCTTTGCGAGCGCCACGCTGGATGTGGAAGTGCCCAAGCAGGAAGTCATCCTGCCGCGCAAGACCGTGATTGAGCTGCAGCGCCTGCTTTCTGACGCGGGCGGCGAGAACCAGCCCCACATCGAGATGCAGTTTGCCAACAACCAGGCCAAGTTCACCTTTGGCGGCATGGAGTTCGTCACCAAGCTGGTGGAAGGCAAGTTCCCTGACTACAACCGCGTCATCCCCAAGAACCACCAGAACAGCGTGACCCTGGGCCGCGCGCCGCTGCTGGCCAGCCTGCAGCGCACTGCCATCATGACCAGCGACAAGTTCAAGGGCGTGCGCCTGAACATCGAGCCCGGCACGCTGCGTGTGGCGTCCAACAACGCCGAGCAGGAAGAGGCGGTGGACGAGCTCGACATCGACTACGGTGGCGACACCATCGAGATCGGTTTCAACGTGACCTATCTCATCGACGCCCTGGCCAACATGGGCCAGGACATGGTCAAGATCGACCTGCAGGACGGCAACAGCTCCGCGCTGATGACCATTCCCGACAACGACTCGTTCAAGTACGTGGTGATGCCGATGCGCATCTGA
- the gyrB gene encoding DNA topoisomerase (ATP-hydrolyzing) subunit B — protein sequence MTADNTPIEPTEPGSTGTGEPSTSSAPAAPKIDTNQPGASEGYGEGAIQILEGLEAVRKRPGMYIGDTSDGTGLHHLVFEVVDNSIDEALAGHCDDIVVTIHTDNSLSVTDNGRGIPTGVKMDDKHEPKRSAAEIALTELHAGGKFNQNSYKVSGGLHGVGVSCVNALSKWLRLTVRREGKVHQIEFARGFVQNRLIETVDGVEISPMKVTGQTEKRGTEVHFLPDTEIFQQNNEFHYEILAKRLRELAFLNNGVRIRLKDERSGKEDDFSGAGGVKGFVDFINANKKVLHPTAFYATGSRPADSYGGIPGTEIGVEVAMQWNDGFSEQVLCFTNNIPQRDGGTHLTGLRAAMTRVIGKYITDHELAKKAKVEVSGDDMREGLCCVLSVKVPEPKFSSQTKDKLVSSEVRAPVEDIVAKTLTDYLEERPNDAKILCGKIIEAARAREAARKAREMTRRKGVLDGMGLPGKLADCQEKDPALCEIYIVEGDSAGGSAKQGRDRKFQAILPLRGKILNVEKARYEKLLSSQEIVTLITALGTGIGKASAESGKSGADDFDVAKLRYHRIIIMTDADVDGAHIRTLLLTFFYRQMPDLVERGHIYIAQPPLYKVKNGKEELYLKDGPALDSFLLRVALNHASVTTGGANPQTLSGDTLAELARKHQTAEAVIARLSAFMDQEALRAIADGVEVKLDTVAEAEASAVAMQAKLAELSTTGVPPEVAGEFDVRTDKPILRISRRHHGNVKSSVLTQDFVHGADYAALAEAANTFRGLLGEGAKAQRGEGDKAKEEKVTDFRQAMAWLISEAERTTARQRYKGLGEMNPEQLWETTMDPTVRRLLRVQIEDAIEADRVFTMLMGDEVEPRRDFIETNALRAGNIDV from the coding sequence ATGACCGCTGACAACACCCCCATCGAGCCCACAGAGCCAGGCTCCACCGGCACTGGTGAGCCTTCAACGTCCTCAGCCCCAGCAGCCCCGAAGATCGACACCAACCAGCCCGGCGCGTCTGAAGGCTACGGCGAAGGTGCCATCCAGATCCTGGAAGGCCTGGAAGCCGTGCGCAAGCGCCCCGGCATGTACATCGGTGACACCAGCGACGGCACCGGCCTGCACCACCTCGTGTTCGAGGTGGTGGACAACTCCATCGACGAAGCCCTGGCGGGCCACTGCGATGACATCGTCGTCACCATCCACACCGACAACTCCCTGTCTGTCACCGACAACGGCCGCGGCATTCCCACCGGCGTGAAGATGGACGACAAGCACGAGCCCAAGCGCAGTGCCGCAGAAATTGCCCTGACCGAACTGCACGCGGGCGGCAAGTTCAACCAGAACAGCTACAAGGTCTCCGGCGGCTTGCACGGCGTGGGTGTGAGCTGCGTGAACGCGCTCTCCAAATGGCTGCGCCTGACGGTGCGCCGCGAGGGCAAGGTGCACCAGATCGAGTTTGCACGCGGCTTTGTGCAAAACCGCCTCATCGAGACGGTGGACGGCGTGGAAATCAGCCCCATGAAGGTGACCGGCCAGACCGAAAAGCGCGGCACCGAAGTGCACTTTCTGCCCGACACGGAAATCTTCCAGCAGAACAACGAGTTCCACTACGAAATCCTGGCCAAGCGCCTGCGCGAGCTGGCCTTTTTGAACAACGGTGTGCGCATCCGCCTCAAGGACGAGCGCAGCGGCAAGGAAGACGACTTCTCCGGCGCAGGCGGCGTCAAGGGCTTTGTGGACTTCATCAACGCCAACAAGAAGGTGCTGCACCCCACCGCCTTTTACGCCACCGGCAGCCGCCCAGCCGACAGCTACGGCGGCATTCCCGGCACCGAAATCGGTGTGGAAGTGGCCATGCAGTGGAACGATGGCTTCAGCGAGCAGGTGCTCTGCTTTACCAACAACATCCCCCAGCGCGACGGCGGCACCCACCTGACGGGCCTGCGCGCCGCCATGACCCGCGTCATCGGCAAATACATCACCGACCACGAACTGGCCAAGAAGGCCAAGGTGGAAGTCAGCGGTGACGACATGCGCGAAGGCCTGTGCTGCGTGCTGAGCGTGAAGGTGCCCGAGCCCAAGTTCAGCAGCCAGACCAAGGACAAGCTCGTCTCCAGCGAAGTGCGTGCGCCCGTCGAAGACATCGTCGCCAAGACGCTGACCGACTACCTGGAAGAGCGCCCCAACGACGCCAAGATTTTGTGCGGCAAGATCATTGAAGCCGCCCGCGCCCGCGAAGCCGCCCGCAAGGCCCGCGAAATGACGCGCCGCAAAGGCGTGCTCGACGGCATGGGCCTGCCCGGCAAGCTGGCCGACTGCCAGGAAAAAGACCCCGCCCTGTGCGAAATCTACATCGTGGAGGGTGACTCCGCCGGTGGCTCTGCCAAGCAGGGCCGCGACCGCAAGTTCCAGGCCATCCTGCCCCTGCGCGGCAAGATCCTGAACGTAGAAAAAGCCCGCTACGAAAAGCTGCTCTCCAGCCAGGAAATCGTCACCCTCATCACCGCCCTGGGCACCGGCATTGGCAAGGCCAGCGCCGAAAGCGGCAAGAGCGGTGCGGACGACTTTGACGTCGCCAAGCTGCGCTACCACCGCATCATCATCATGACCGACGCGGACGTGGACGGAGCCCACATCCGCACCCTGCTGCTCACCTTCTTCTACCGCCAGATGCCCGATCTGGTGGAGCGCGGCCACATCTACATCGCCCAGCCACCGCTGTACAAGGTGAAGAACGGCAAGGAAGAGCTTTACCTCAAAGACGGCCCCGCGCTCGACAGCTTCTTGCTGCGCGTTGCGCTGAACCACGCCAGCGTGACCACCGGCGGTGCCAACCCGCAAACACTGAGCGGCGACACCCTGGCCGAACTGGCCCGCAAGCACCAGACGGCCGAGGCCGTCATCGCCCGCCTCTCCGCCTTCATGGACCAGGAAGCCCTGCGCGCCATTGCCGATGGCGTGGAAGTGAAGCTAGACACCGTGGCAGAAGCCGAAGCCAGCGCCGTGGCCATGCAGGCCAAGCTGGCCGAACTCTCCACCACCGGCGTGCCCCCCGAAGTGGCGGGCGAGTTTGACGTGCGCACCGACAAACCCATCCTGCGCATCAGCCGCCGCCACCACGGCAACGTCAAGAGCAGCGTGCTCACACAAGACTTTGTGCACGGAGCCGACTACGCCGCCCTGGCCGAAGCCGCCAACACCTTCCGCGGCCTGCTGGGCGAAGGTGCCAAGGCCCAGCGCGGCGAAGGCGACAAGGCCAAGGAAGAAAAAGTGACCGACTTCCGCCAGGCCATGGCCTGGCTCATCAGCGAAGCCGAACGCACCACCGCCCGCCAGCGCTACAAGGGTCTGGGCGAAATGAACCCCGAGCAGCTGTGGGAAACCACCATGGACCCCACCGTGCGCCGCCTGCTGCGCGTGCAGATCGAGGATGCCATCGAGGCCGACCGCGTGTTCACCATGCTGATGGGGGATGAGGTGGAGCCGCGGCGGGATTTCATTGAGACGAATGCGCTACGGGCGGGGAATATTGACGTCTGA
- a CDS encoding ATP-binding protein: MTAKTARFQVDSRLARLLSQEYPSTEKALKELVDNAWDADAENVWISLPAPMTDAPIVIADDGSGMTRAELESHYLAIARDRREHRGERTAGKQRLVKGRKGIGKFAGLMAAAEMTLETRTRGTLSRFTLRMRDLAGVEDIEHLPIQIETERCAPELHGTTITLQSLHGELAFPDASRMRQVLIFEYGRAVDFAVHVDSKLLGVDDVVGTYTDESLEVPGVGSVQLRFAIADERSAQRQAGIVLRVDGKVVGKPSFFGLEEREDFPQKLKSKLYGEVQADGLRDHVTAGWDSVIENSSLLLAVTEQIQPILIAAYKERYSREIQLAQARVTRAIKDRLAAMPEHRREFADQAVRRVLERFYGEEPSKLEQYVHVLLDAIEHAEYGAVLSHIHDAARKDVVAISAALDEFGMADMATLVTQAKARTQFLDELEELARNPATREAEMHKAIERNLWILGPTYTFFRSNQTLRRTVEDALGRKYTGDKAKERPDLLLNEDLNGACLLIEFKRPSHPLNHDDYIQAISYRHELRKHMNKPIKVLVMGGGRSADFPDERREPDVEVATFADAIASARRSVDWQLSVQAGG, translated from the coding sequence ATGACAGCAAAGACTGCTCGCTTTCAAGTGGATTCCAGGTTGGCCCGGCTGCTGAGCCAGGAATACCCGTCGACGGAGAAGGCACTCAAGGAACTGGTCGACAACGCATGGGATGCAGACGCCGAGAACGTCTGGATCTCGCTGCCTGCACCGATGACGGATGCGCCCATCGTCATTGCGGATGATGGGTCGGGCATGACACGAGCCGAGCTCGAATCACATTACTTGGCCATCGCGCGGGATCGCCGCGAGCACCGCGGTGAGCGGACGGCAGGCAAGCAGCGGCTTGTGAAGGGCCGCAAGGGCATCGGCAAGTTCGCCGGCCTGATGGCTGCGGCGGAGATGACGCTCGAGACGCGCACACGGGGCACGCTGAGCCGCTTCACGCTGCGCATGAGAGATCTGGCGGGCGTCGAAGACATCGAGCACTTGCCGATCCAGATCGAGACCGAACGCTGCGCTCCGGAGCTGCACGGCACCACCATCACACTTCAATCCCTGCATGGCGAGCTTGCGTTCCCTGATGCGAGCCGGATGCGGCAGGTGCTGATCTTCGAGTACGGGCGCGCCGTGGACTTCGCTGTCCATGTCGACAGCAAGCTGCTGGGTGTCGATGATGTCGTCGGCACCTACACCGACGAGAGTCTGGAGGTGCCCGGGGTCGGTTCCGTTCAGCTTCGATTCGCGATTGCTGACGAGCGCTCGGCGCAGCGGCAAGCTGGCATCGTCTTGCGTGTTGACGGCAAGGTGGTCGGCAAGCCGTCCTTCTTCGGTCTGGAAGAGCGCGAGGACTTTCCACAGAAGCTGAAGTCAAAGCTCTACGGCGAGGTGCAAGCCGATGGCTTGCGCGACCATGTCACGGCAGGCTGGGACAGCGTGATCGAGAACAGCAGCCTGTTGTTGGCGGTGACCGAGCAGATCCAACCCATCCTGATTGCGGCCTATAAGGAGCGGTACAGCCGCGAGATCCAGCTGGCCCAGGCGCGGGTCACCCGGGCCATCAAGGACAGGTTGGCGGCGATGCCAGAGCATCGCCGGGAGTTTGCTGACCAAGCCGTACGACGTGTGCTTGAACGGTTCTATGGTGAGGAGCCCAGCAAGCTGGAGCAGTACGTGCATGTGCTGCTCGATGCCATTGAACACGCGGAGTACGGCGCCGTCCTGTCGCACATCCATGACGCCGCAAGGAAGGACGTGGTCGCCATCTCGGCAGCGCTGGACGAGTTCGGCATGGCCGACATGGCCACCTTGGTCACCCAGGCCAAAGCGCGTACGCAGTTTCTCGATGAGCTTGAGGAACTTGCGCGAAATCCGGCCACTCGCGAGGCCGAGATGCACAAGGCGATTGAGCGCAACCTGTGGATCCTGGGGCCGACGTACACCTTCTTCCGTTCCAACCAGACCCTCAGGCGCACGGTAGAGGATGCCTTGGGCCGCAAGTACACCGGTGACAAGGCGAAGGAGCGTCCCGACCTGCTGCTCAACGAGGACTTGAACGGCGCCTGCCTGCTGATTGAGTTCAAGCGCCCGTCGCACCCGCTGAACCACGACGACTACATCCAGGCCATCAGCTACAGGCACGAGCTGCGAAAGCACATGAACAAGCCCATCAAGGTTTTGGTGATGGGTGGCGGTCGGTCAGCGGACTTTCCCGACGAGCGGCGGGAGCCGGATGTGGAGGTGGCGACGTTCGCTGACGCCATCGCATCGGCCCGCCGCTCGGTGGACTGGCAGCTTTCGGTTCAGGCGGGTGGCTGA
- a CDS encoding toll/interleukin-1 receptor domain-containing protein: MTTPIYELALMGDPTDDQAAAVVKEIEQALTAFGLRLGFDVGLNIRPRTFAPSNRTSAAAAFFGSEVASAMDVTALLSRVMPVLPVVSSLTRVRAELPAQLWPINSLEYGAAGARRVASALLECAGLLPRQRRIFLSYRRDEARQAALQLFDALSARLFDVFLDTHAIAPAEDFQSALWHRLCDADVLLMLDTPTYFESRWTSAEFARALAKGVAILRVEWPDMTPSIRTATTSRAELLATEIDASTGHLAVSAIERICTQVEAARSEGIAVRHVNMVGRIRNEIEMIGGRLQGVGPHKAVYLQLPDGRDVVAYPTIGVPTSVTLHDATTHAGDNPPAVVYDHVGLLPSWVKHIDWLGEHVKTARWVKACEAGWQFADWT, from the coding sequence ATGACTACACCGATCTACGAACTGGCCCTGATGGGGGATCCAACAGACGACCAGGCTGCTGCAGTGGTCAAGGAGATTGAACAAGCCCTTACTGCGTTCGGGCTACGGCTAGGGTTCGATGTAGGGCTAAACATTCGCCCTCGCACCTTCGCGCCAAGCAACCGCACTTCGGCAGCCGCAGCATTCTTCGGGTCGGAAGTCGCTTCGGCTATGGATGTCACCGCCTTGCTTTCTCGGGTAATGCCGGTGCTTCCCGTTGTGTCCTCCCTGACTCGAGTCAGAGCTGAGTTGCCAGCACAACTCTGGCCTATCAACTCCCTGGAGTACGGAGCTGCCGGCGCGAGACGAGTGGCCTCTGCGCTTCTGGAGTGCGCTGGCCTGCTGCCGCGCCAAAGGCGCATCTTTCTTAGCTATCGTCGTGACGAGGCAAGGCAGGCCGCGTTACAGCTGTTCGATGCGCTAAGTGCAAGGCTATTCGATGTCTTCCTCGACACCCACGCGATTGCGCCAGCGGAGGACTTTCAGTCAGCGCTCTGGCACCGGCTCTGCGACGCAGATGTCCTGCTGATGTTGGATACACCGACATACTTCGAGAGCCGCTGGACCAGCGCCGAGTTCGCCCGAGCTCTTGCCAAGGGCGTGGCGATACTTCGGGTTGAGTGGCCAGACATGACCCCGTCCATCCGCACAGCAACGACCAGCCGAGCGGAGTTGCTCGCCACAGAAATTGATGCGTCTACAGGGCACCTCGCAGTATCTGCTATCGAGCGCATCTGCACGCAAGTGGAGGCTGCCCGAAGTGAGGGGATCGCAGTTCGGCACGTGAATATGGTGGGACGCATTCGGAATGAGATAGAAATGATAGGGGGTCGGCTTCAAGGCGTAGGACCCCACAAGGCCGTCTATTTGCAGTTGCCAGACGGACGCGACGTCGTGGCATACCCGACTATTGGGGTTCCCACCTCCGTGACTTTGCATGACGCTACAACTCATGCCGGGGATAACCCGCCAGCCGTCGTCTACGACCATGTTGGGCTATTGCCGTCGTGGGTCAAGCACATCGACTGGTTGGGTGAGCATGTCAAGACCGCAAGATGGGTCAAGGCGTGTGAAGCCGGCTGGCAATTTGCTGATTGGACGTAA
- a CDS encoding TIR domain-containing protein: MTRRVFYSFHYTPDNWRASQVRNIGAIEGNQPAKDNDWETITKGGDKAIEKWIADQMDGRSCVVVLIGSGTAKRKWINHEIVKAWNDGKGILGVHVHNLKNSDGTTSTKGANPFDHVTLKSTGAKLSTVVKTYDPPGSSSTDVYAHIKANLESWIEAAIASRTKK; the protein is encoded by the coding sequence ATGACACGTCGAGTTTTCTATAGCTTCCACTACACCCCTGACAACTGGCGTGCCTCCCAGGTACGCAACATTGGGGCGATCGAGGGTAACCAACCCGCCAAGGACAACGATTGGGAGACCATCACGAAGGGTGGTGACAAGGCCATTGAGAAGTGGATCGCTGATCAGATGGATGGCCGCAGCTGCGTGGTGGTGCTGATTGGCTCGGGCACAGCCAAACGCAAGTGGATCAATCATGAAATCGTGAAGGCATGGAACGATGGCAAGGGCATCCTCGGTGTCCATGTCCACAACCTGAAGAACAGCGATGGCACGACCAGCACGAAGGGCGCGAACCCGTTCGACCACGTGACTTTGAAGTCGACTGGTGCGAAGCTGTCCACCGTGGTGAAAACCTACGATCCGCCGGGGTCCAGCAGCACCGATGTCTATGCCCACATCAAGGCGAATCTGGAGTCTTGGATCGAAGCAGCGATTGCCAGCAGAACCAAGAAATGA
- the dnaA gene encoding chromosomal replication initiator protein DnaA: protein MTEEPSRNPHANLGSDAGQGLWQACVEQLAQDLPEQQFNTWIKPLVAQVADDFSKVTLLVANRFKLDWIRAQYAGRIAALLEGLYGQPVTLELAIAQREAVTRTYVRPVTAPQGVTHNTSQGSNPDGGAPAPTQTSASQGGNAEESSAGVFRNRLNPALTFETLVEGTANRMARSAAMHVAGTPGHLYNPLFIYGGVGLGKTHLVHAVGNRLLQDKPDAKILYIHAEQFVSDVVKAYQRRTFDEFKERYHSLDLLLIDDVQFFANKDRTQEEFFNAFEALLAKKSHIVMTSDTYPKGLANIHERLVSRFDSGLTVAIEPPELEMRVAILINKARAEATEMPEEVAFFVAKNVRSNVRELEGALRKILAYSRFNQKEISIQLAREALRDLLSIQNRQISVENIQKTVADYYKIKVADMYSKKRPASIARPRQIAMYLAKELTQKSLPEIGELFGGRDHTTVLHAVRKISAERQQLTELNQQLHVLEQTLKG, encoded by the coding sequence ATGACCGAGGAACCCTCCCGCAACCCCCATGCAAATCTGGGCTCAGATGCTGGCCAAGGCCTCTGGCAAGCCTGTGTCGAACAGCTGGCCCAAGACCTTCCCGAACAGCAATTCAACACCTGGATCAAACCCCTGGTTGCCCAGGTGGCAGACGACTTCTCCAAGGTGACGCTGCTCGTTGCCAACCGCTTCAAGCTGGACTGGATTCGCGCCCAGTACGCGGGGCGCATTGCCGCCTTGCTGGAAGGCCTCTACGGCCAGCCCGTTACGCTGGAGCTGGCCATTGCCCAGCGTGAGGCCGTCACCCGCACCTATGTGCGCCCGGTTACCGCGCCACAAGGGGTTACCCACAACACATCGCAAGGTTCCAACCCTGATGGGGGTGCGCCAGCGCCCACCCAAACCAGCGCAAGCCAGGGTGGCAATGCCGAGGAAAGCTCGGCAGGCGTTTTCCGCAACCGCCTGAACCCCGCACTGACGTTTGAGACCCTGGTAGAAGGTACCGCCAACCGCATGGCCCGCTCGGCCGCCATGCATGTGGCAGGCACGCCGGGGCATCTGTACAACCCCCTGTTCATCTACGGTGGCGTGGGCCTGGGCAAAACCCACTTGGTGCACGCTGTGGGCAACCGCCTGCTGCAGGACAAGCCCGACGCCAAGATCCTCTACATCCACGCCGAGCAGTTCGTGTCCGACGTGGTCAAGGCCTACCAGCGGCGCACTTTTGACGAGTTCAAAGAGCGCTACCACTCGCTCGACCTGCTGCTCATCGACGACGTGCAGTTCTTCGCCAACAAAGACCGCACGCAGGAGGAATTCTTCAACGCCTTTGAAGCCCTGCTGGCCAAAAAGAGCCACATCGTGATGACTTCGGACACGTATCCGAAGGGCTTGGCCAACATCCACGAGCGGCTGGTATCGCGCTTTGATTCGGGCCTCACAGTGGCCATTGAGCCGCCTGAGCTGGAAATGCGCGTGGCCATTTTGATCAACAAAGCCCGCGCCGAAGCCACCGAAATGCCCGAAGAAGTTGCTTTCTTCGTGGCCAAAAACGTGCGCTCCAACGTGCGTGAACTGGAAGGTGCGCTGCGCAAAATCCTGGCGTACTCGCGCTTCAACCAGAAGGAAATTTCCATCCAGCTCGCCCGCGAGGCGCTGCGTGATCTGCTGTCCATTCAGAACCGACAGATTTCTGTGGAAAACATTCAAAAAACGGTGGCCGACTACTACAAGATCAAGGTCGCCGACATGTACAGCAAGAAGCGCCCGGCCAGCATTGCCCGCCCGCGCCAGATTGCGATGTACCTGGCCAAGGAACTGACGCAAAAAAGCCTGCCGGAGATTGGGGAATTGTTTGGCGGGCGTGACCACACCACCGTGCTGCATGCGGTGCGCAAGATCTCTGCCGAGCGCCAGCAGCTGACCGAACTGAACCAGCAGCTGCATGTGCTGGAGCAGACGCTCAAGGGTTGA